A region of Vitis riparia cultivar Riparia Gloire de Montpellier isolate 1030 chromosome 1, EGFV_Vit.rip_1.0, whole genome shotgun sequence DNA encodes the following proteins:
- the LOC117925094 gene encoding disease resistance protein RPM1-like produces the protein MNPDLAGGMADGAFKFLLQKLEAFASRERNLQENIRNGVRELQRELWRIEAMMRDADAKKDYDNQFNVWIQEVRTEAYAIEDVLDLFRLHRDQESVWRHLKMRHSISNLIQDINTRLTIIKQTKERYQIIKEINERYSMMVPTNSVSSETNTYHNVRAAPLILGWGNNTVGIDEPKRKLVSWALESNQKLKVMFVVGMAGLGKTMLARSVYEEVKERFDCHAWIIASKYQTIDETLQSLLEELGSSTEGSDIVLLMQRLHNFLQHKRYVIVVDNLWVKDVWEPIRLALPDGNDNRIIITTRRGDIANSCRDDDSIDIHKVQPLSPHWAEQLFYKKAFPGDGSCPSGLEEVSKSILQKCDGLPLGIIEIGRVLRSKPRQTKYEWKKLDDSLESELRSGGALSAIMRMFSTSYKDLPYHLKCCFLYMSVFPENNPVKRKRLIRLWIAEGFVTEERGKTFEEVGEEYLNELIGRNLIKANEMDFDERPITVGVHSLMHKMILSVSQEENFCTVCAGPEGNLADKPRRLSIQMGNFDVSQDLTCVRTFFSFSAGRVNIGLNFKLLKVLDIQSTPLGNFPSAITDLVLLRYLSLRNTNIRSIPKSLRNLRHLETLDLKQTLVKELPKAVLQLDKLRHLLVYAYNMGSVVPFDAVQGFAVPRKIGALKNLQTLLFVKARRHNRMIQELKNLTKLRKLGIVELAKEDGNSLCHSIEKMSDLLSLDVTSLTKEEPLELDAMTNPPPLLQRLYLRGPLKRFPRWVSSLHDLERIHLKWSLLSQDNPIEALQDLPNLMELQLLDAYTGTRLDFKSGKFQKLKILDLEQLKQLRFIIMEDGTLPCLQKLIIRQCNELEHVPVGIDGLLHLNELHLCDMPEKFVALLKKRGGELRHLLHRILHILSYQQGQLVEDLS, from the coding sequence ATGAACCCAGATCTAGCTGGAGGGATGGCAGACGGGGCTTTCAAGTTTCTTCTTCAAAAACTTGAAGCTTTTGCAAGTAGAGAACGGAACTTGCAGGAAAATATCAGGAATGGAGTCCGTGAGTTACAAAGGGAGCTGTGGAGAATAGAAGCCATGATGAGAGATGCTGATGCAAAGAAAGATTATGATAACCAATTCaatgtgtggattcaagaagttcGCACAGAAGCTTATGCCATTGAGGATGTTCTTGACCTGTTCAGACTCCACCGGGATCAAGAATCAGTGTGGCGCCACTTGAAAATGCGGCACTCCATTAGCAACCTGATACAGGATATTAACACAAGGCTCACAATCATTAAACAGACAAAGGAGAGGTATCAGATCATTAAGGAGATAAATGAGAGGTATTCGATGATGGTCCCCACCAATTCAGTTAGTTCAGAAACCAACACATACCATAATGTGAGAGCAGCTCCTTTGATCCTCGGCTGGGGCAATAACACTGTGGGCATTGACGAGCCTAAAAGGAAGTTGGTTTCTTGGGCATTGGAGTCAAATCAGAAACTCAAGGTTATGTTCGTGGTGGGGATGGCTGGGTTGGGCAAGACCATGCTTGCCCGCAGTGTATACGAGGAGGTGAAGGAGCGCTTTGATTGCCATGCCTGGATCATTGCTTCAAAGTACCAAACCATAGATGAAACCTTACAGAGCTTGTTGGAGGAACTTGGCTCTTCGACAGAGGGGTCTGACATAGTTCTTCTGATGCAGAGACTGCACAATTTTCTCCAACACAAACGGTATGTTATAGTTGTTGACAATTTATGGGTAAAAGATGTGTGGGAACCCATTAGACTTGCCTTGCCTGATGGTAATGACAATAGAATAATTATCACTACAAGAAGAGGCGATATAGCTAATTCTTGTAGAGATGATGATTCTATTGACATCCACAAGGTTCAGCCACTGTCACCACATTGGGCTGAGCAACTCTTTTATAAGAAAGCTTTCCCAGGAGATGGCAGCTGTCCTTCAGGCTTGGAGGAAGTCTCCAAATCCATCTTACAGAAATGTGATGGATTACCTCTTGGGATTATTGAAATTGGTAGGGTCTTGCGGAGTAAGCCTCGTCAAACTAAATACGAGTGGAAAAAATTAGATGATAGCCTTGAGTCTGAATTGAGAAGCGGTGGTGCCCTCTCAGCTATTATGAGAATGTTTTCTACAAGTTACAAGGATTTACCTTACCACCTCAAGTGTTGCTTCTTATATATGAGTGTGTTTCCGGAGAATAATCCAGTTAAGCGAAAAAGACTGATTCGGCTATGGATAGCCGAGGGATTTGTAACAGAGGAGAGAGGCAAGACTTTTGAAGAGGTGGGGGAAGAGTACCTGAATGAGCTTATTGGCAGGAATCTGATAAAGGCAAATGAAATGGACTTTGATGAAAGGCCAATAACTGTTGGAGTCCATAGTCTCATGCATAAGATGATTCTCTCAGTTTCACAAGAGGAGAACTTCTGTACTGTTTGTGCAGGACCAGAAGGAAACTTGGCTGACAAACCCCGGCGCCTATCCATCCAGATGGGAAACTTTGATGTGTCTCAGGACTTGACCTGTGTTCGAACTTTTTTCAGTTTCAGTGCAGGTAGGGTAAACATTGGTTTGAATTTCAAACTATTGAAGGTTTTGGACATACAAAGCACTCCTTTGGGAAACTTTCCAAGTGCCATTACAGATCTTGTGCTCTTGAGATACTTGAGTTTGAGGAATACGAATATAAGGAGCATCCCCAAATCCCTCAGGAACCTACGGCACCTTGAGACCTTGGATCTTAAGCAAACTCTGGTAAAAGAGCTACCCAAAGCAGTCCTACAACTTGATAAACTTCGCCACTTGCTGGTTTATGCCTACAATATGGGAAGTGTTGTACCGTTTGATGCCGTTCAAGGGTTTGCTGTACCGAGAAAGATCGGAGCACTGAAGAATCTGCAAACGCTATTATTTGTAAAGGCGAGAAGGCATAACAGAATGATACAGGAGCTCAAAAATCTGACAAAGCTGAGGAAGCTGGGCATTGTAGAATTAGCAAAAGAAGATGGAAATAGCTTGTGCCACTCAATTGAGAAGATGTCGGATCTCCTTTCCTTGGATGTTACCTCCCTTACTAAGGAGGAGCCTCTGGAGCTTGATGCAATGACCAATCCACCGCCCCTTCTTCAACGCTTGTACCTCAGAGGGCCCTTGAAAAGGTTTCCACGGTGGGTATCTTCTCTACATGACCTGGAGAGAATACACCTAAAATGGTCCTTATTGTCACAAGACAACCCAATTGAAGCTCTTCAAGATCTTCCAAACTTGATGGAGCTGCAGTTACTTGATGCATACACTGGAACCCGTTTGGACTTCAAATCGGGAAAATTTCAGAAGCTTAAGATATTAGACCTTGAGCAATTGAAACAGCTGAGGTTTATCATAATGGAAGATGGCACATTACCTTGCCTACAAAAGCTGATCATAAGGCAATGCAATGAGCTGGAACATGTCCCCGTAGGTATTGATGGGCTTCTTCATCTCAATGAGCTGCACCTCTGCGATATGCCTGAGAAATTCGTGGCACTGCTGAAGAAAAGAGGCGGTGAACTTCGCCATTTGCTTCACCGTATTTTGCATATTCTCTCATATCAACAGGGCCAGTTGGTGGAAGATCTTTCATGA
- the LOC117910959 gene encoding selT-like protein isoform X3 translates to MDEAQFLLVGLPLFLFFSDVINLFTPLPPKPPPHHHHQQPQPKPQSAPLDFPTQKESGIGDIDFGNTVNINFCSSCSYSQTKRKVPLGDFLFFPRPLLGTRQSIEDRYT, encoded by the exons ATGGATGAAGCTCAGTTTCTTCTGGTAGGGTTACCTCTGTTTCTATTCTTCTCAGACGTCATAAATCTCTTCACGCCATTGCCTCCAAAGCCACCGCCGCATCATCACCACCAGCAACCCCAACCCAAACCCCAATCGGCTCCTCTAGATTTCCCCACACAG AAAGAGAGTGGTATTGGAGATATTGACTTCGGCAACACCGTCAATATTAATTTCTGTTCCTCTTGTTCCTACAG CCAAACTAAGAGAAAAGTCCCTTTGGGggattttctcttctttccccGTCCTTTGCTCGGAACTCGACAAAGCATTGAAGATAGATATACATGA
- the LOC117910959 gene encoding selT-like protein isoform X2, whose protein sequence is MDEAQFLLVGLPLFLFFSDVINLFTPLPPKPPPHHHHQQPQPKPQSAPLDFPTQKESGIGDIDFGNTVNINFCSSCSYRCYFIPKMGLTLGPAQRPHQEPKSPNSMLAAKA, encoded by the exons ATGGATGAAGCTCAGTTTCTTCTGGTAGGGTTACCTCTGTTTCTATTCTTCTCAGACGTCATAAATCTCTTCACGCCATTGCCTCCAAAGCCACCGCCGCATCATCACCACCAGCAACCCCAACCCAAACCCCAATCGGCTCCTCTAGATTTCCCCACACAG AAAGAGAGTGGTATTGGAGATATTGACTTCGGCAACACCGTCAATATTAATTTCTGTTCCTCTTGTTCCTACAG GTGTTATTTCATACCGAAAATGGGCCTTACCCTTGGGCCAGCTCAGCGTCCACATCAGGAACCTAAAAGCCCAAACTCCATGTTAGCAGCCAAGGCGTAA
- the LOC117910959 gene encoding uncharacterized protein LOC117910959 isoform X1: protein MDEAQFLLVGLPLFLFFSDVINLFTPLPPKPPPHHHHQQPQPKPQSAPLDFPTQKESGIGDIDFGNTVNINFCSSCSYRELVSTPKSCKVEHKTLHNWQTSLSRQWKGENGVRYEIGLAYSAWAYGSWYSVICSVLGSRGDSLGYL, encoded by the exons ATGGATGAAGCTCAGTTTCTTCTGGTAGGGTTACCTCTGTTTCTATTCTTCTCAGACGTCATAAATCTCTTCACGCCATTGCCTCCAAAGCCACCGCCGCATCATCACCACCAGCAACCCCAACCCAAACCCCAATCGGCTCCTCTAGATTTCCCCACACAG AAAGAGAGTGGTATTGGAGATATTGACTTCGGCAACACCGTCAATATTAATTTCTGTTCCTCTTGTTCCTACAG AGAATTAGTAAGCACGCCGAAGAGCTGCAAAGTGGAGCACAAGACTTTGCATAATTGGCAAACGAGCTTGTCAAGGCAATGGAAGGGCGAAAATGGTGTCAGATATGAAATAGGGTTGGCATATTCTGCATGGGCTTATGGTTCATGGTATAGTGTAATTTGTTCTGTTTTGGGGTCAAGAGGGGATTCCTTGGGTTACCTATAA